In the Leptotrichia sp. oral taxon 223 genome, AACCTTTCCTCCAGCAATTCTACGAGCTGGCTGTCCAGTTTATCAATTCTTTCCCGGATTTCTTTCAAATCCAAATTTTTATTTATATCCATTCATCATACCTTTTTCTTTAGATAATTTATACTATTTCCCATTTAAATAGTAGAAATCAAAAAATTTATGAAATTAAGTCATTTTTTATAGGGTTATGTTATCATATAACCTATGTAACTATTAAAATATCCTTTAATTAAATTTGATCGTTTAGTATCCATATAAGGGATTTTTGTTTAAAAAAACTGCTTATAATAAATATTTTTCCTATAGTTTTTATGTTTTTTTTATAAAGATTATTATATTTAAGTTTTAGGCTTTTACATTTTAAAAATATTAAATAAGCAAAATTTCGTTAAAGGAAAAATAACTGTTTGAGCGTAGTTTTACGAAGCGAGTTTTATTTTTTCTTTATAAGAAAGTTTTGCGTAAAGCGGGGTTGTAAGGGCATGGCGTCTGATGCCCTTACGTTAAAAAAACATATAAATGAAATAAGAAAAAGCATTTATTAATCATAACATTTATAAATAAAATTACAAAAGTCTTTAAGATGGATACTTAAGAATTAAATTTGATTTTTTTAACAAAGTTATCAAATTAATTATTATAGAATTTTACTTCTATTTTTTTAAATGGGATTTAGTATTAGAAATTATAGTCAATCCATTCAAAAATTGGAGGTACAATCTTCTGCTCTTATCTTAGACTGGAATTGCTATAAAATATTTATTACAGTTAATAAAGAAACTTTCCTTTCTTTATATTTTAACAAATGTAACTTAGTATAAATTATACTAGAATAAACAAGAAAAATCAAGAAAAATAAAAAAAGGAATTACTTCTAAATTAAATTAAAAATAACTCCTTTTTATTTAGACAATGTTTTTTATTAATCTTCTATATAATCTTGAATTTTAACTGGCTCAATATTCCAAATTTCTTTTGCATATTCGGCAATTGTTCTGTCTGAACTGAATTTACCTGCATTTGCAATATTTTTAAGAGCTTTTCTAGTCCATTCCCTTCTGTCCTTGAAGGCATTTTGAAGTTTGTCCTGAGCTTCTCTGTATGCTGCGAAGTCTTTTAATAGGAAGTACACATCTGGACGGGAACCGTCTACTCCGTATAGCAATGAATTTTGCAGCTCTCTAAAGATTCCTGTGTGGTTATCGTCATAAGTTCCGTCACCTAACTGATCTACAACTTTCTTGAGCCCTTCCACATTGTTATATTCATCAAATGGATTATATCCGCCATTTGCCTGATAATTTTCAACTTCCTGTGCAGAAAGTCCAAAAATAAACGCATTTTCTAACCCGACTTCTTCAACAATTTCCACATTTGCTCCGTCCATTGTTCCAAGAGTTAATGCGCCGTTTAGCATAAATTTCATATTACCGGTTCCAGATGCCTCTTTACTTGCTGTAGAAATTTGTTCTGACACATCTGCTGATGGGAATATTTTTTCTGCAAGCGATACTCTGTAGTTTTCAAGGAATACAACTTTGATTTTTCCGTTAATGTCGCTGTCGTTGTTTACTTTTTCCGCAACAGAGTTGATTAATTTGATGATTCCTTTTGCACGTCTGTATCCGGCAGCTGATTTTGCTCCGAAGATAAATGTTCTTGGCTCAACATCCAAATATGGATTTTCTTTTAATTTGTTGTACAAGTCCATAATATGAAGCACATTTAATAGCTGTCTTTTATATTCGTGCAATCTTTTAACTTGAATATCAAAGATGGAATTAGGATTTACTTCGATTCCTGTCGTATCTTTTATATATTTAGCCAATTTTTTCTTGTTATGTAGCTTAATTTCAGAAACTCTGTTTAAAATGTTGTCGTCATCCAGGTACTGCTCCAATTTTTTGAGTTCGTACAAGTCTGTAATCCATTTGTCTCCGATTAATTCTGTAATTAATGCGGCTAACTCCGGATTTGCTTTTAATAGCCATCGTCTTTGAGTAATTCCGTTTGTTTTGTTTAGGAATTTTTCAGGATACAATTCGTTCCATTCCTTTAATTCGCTGTTTTTAAGAATTTCTGTATGTAATTTTGCAACTCCGTTTACTTTGTGTGAACCTACGATTGCAAGCCATGCCATTCTAACTTGTCCGTTTCCAATGATTGACATTTTGTTTATTCTTTCCCAGTCTCCTGGATATTTTTGCTGCAGATCTGCAATAAATCTTCTGTTAATTTCTTCGATAATTTGGTAAGTTCTTGGAAGTAGTGGCTGGAATAGTGAAATATCCCATTTTTCCAGAGCTTCTGATAAAATTGTATGGTTTGTGTAGGCAAATACGTTTTTACAAATGTTCCAAGATTCATCCCATCCTAATTTTTCCTTATCTAGGAAGATTCTCATCAATTCAGGAATTGCAACTACTGGGTGAGTGTCATTTAACTGAATTGCAACTTTGTCTGCAAATTTAGAAAAATCATTTCCGAATACAGATTTGTATCTTCTGATAATATCCTGTAATGAGGCTGATGTAAAGAAGAACTGCTGTTTTAGTCTTAACTGTTTTCCATCTTTTTCAGTGTCGTTTGGATACAATACTCTTGAAATATCTTCAGCTTGAACCGCTTTTGCAGAAGCCTGCAAATAAGTCTGCTCATTAAATAATTTCAAGTCAAATCCTTCAGGCGATCTTGCTTCCCATAATCTTAGCGTGTTTACAGTATCGTTTCCATAACCGATAATTGGCACATCGTAAGCCACAGCGTGAACTGTTTCAGTATTTACACGTTTAAAGTATTCTTTTCCAAATTCATCACGATGAACTTCAATTTGTCCTCCAAATTTTACTTCAAAAATTCTGTCCATTCTTTTGATTGACCAAGGATCTCCGTATTTTGTCCAGTCGTCAGGATATTCTATCTGGAACCCGTTTTCAATTTTTTGCTCAAACATTCCGTATTTGTATCTAAGTCCGTATCCAAGTCCTGGTAATGCCAATGTTGCAAGTGAATCAAGAAAGCATGCCGCAAGTCTTCCAAGCCCGCCGTTTCCAAGCCCTGCGTCCATTTCACGATCTTCGATTTTGTTGATATCTACACCTAGTTCATTCAATGTTTCCTTAATAATGTCGTTAATTTGCAAATTAATCAGATTATTTCCCATAAATCTTCCCATTAGAAATTCCGCTGAGAAATAATATATTTGTTTTACCTGTTTTTTAGCGTAAGTTTTTTTAGTATTATACCATTTTTCCACTGCATAATCTAAAGCTGCCCTTGAAATTGCATAGTATAGTTCAAATTCATGGGCTTCCTCAAGGGTTTTTCCATATTGTCTTCTCAGTTTCCTAAGAATACTTCCCTTTAATTCAGCTTTATCAATTTTCATATTTCCTCCTAAATATTTTTTTTCACTTCAACTGTATCACTTTTTTAGCATTATTTCAATACTTTTTTGCTAAAATTAATATCATTTATCCATTATTTTAATTTTGTATAATAAAATATACAGGAATTTTTTTGATGTCAGACGACATATTATCAAGCCGAGTGCGCTAAAAAGCAAAAATAATATGGAAGATGTAAAATAAAATATATAAAAAGAAATCAAATTGTGATATAATAATGTTTGGAATAAAACAACAAATAAGGAGAGGGTATAATGGCTAGAAAAAAAGCAGAAGAAAAAGAAAAAGATGATAAGGGGCTAAGCGAAAAGGAGAAAATGCTTAACTTGGCACTGAAGCAGATTGAAAAGGATTACGGTGAAGGTGCTATAATGAAGCTTGGAGAAAATCAGAAAATGAATATTAGGGCTATTTCTACAGGAAGCTTGAATCTGGATATAGCACTTGGAATTGGTGGAGTGCCGAGAGGAAGAATTGTTGAGATTTATGGGGCGGAGTCTTCCGGGAAAACAACGCTTGCACTTCATATTATTGCAGAAGCGCAGAAGGCTGGAGGAACTGTGGCATTTATTGATGCGGAGCACGCTCTGGATCCAGTTTATGCAAAGGCTCTTGGAGTAAATATTGATGAACTTTTAATTTCACAGCCTGATACAGGGGAGCAGGCACTGGAAATTTCCGATATGCTTGTAAGAAGCGGGGCGATGGATGTAATTGTTGTGGATTCGGTTGCAGCGCTTGTTCCAAAAGCTGAAATTGAAGGAGAAATGGGAGATCAGCAAATGGGGCTTCAAGCAAGGCTTATGTCAAAAGCGCTTAGAAAACTGACTGGAAACATTTCAAAATCTGATACAGTTATGATCTTTATTAACCAAATAAGAGAAAAAATTGGTGGATTTTCATTCGTTCCTGGAGTGCAGACAACGACTTCCGGAGGGCGTGCGTTAAAATTTTTCTCAACTGTTAGAATGGAAGTGAAAAGGGTAGGTTCTGTTAAGCAGGGCGATGACGTTGTTGGAAGTGAAGTTGTAGTGAAGGTTACTAAAAACAAAGTTGCGCCGCCATTTAAGGAAGCTAAGTTCAGTGTTATGTATGGAACTGGGATTTCGAGAGTTGGGGAAGTGCTGGATGCGGCAATCAATCTTGGAATTGCCTCAAAGAGCGGAGCATGGTTCAGCTATGGAGATGAGAGGCTTGGGCAAGGGCGTGTCAACGTGGAGAATATGCTTAAGGAAAATGCAGAATTATACGGAAGGCTTGAAAAGCAGGTGCTTGAAGCAATTGCTGCAAATGGAGGGACTACTGAAAAAAAATCATCTAAAGGTAAAAAATCTGACAAGTCTGAGGAACCGGTAGAAAATGATGCGAGTAATGAAAATGAAGAAGTAGCGGAAAATAATGAAGATTAATAAAATTTATCGAAATAAAATATATCTTGATACTGGGGAAATTATGGATATAAGCCCGCTTATAAGGCAAAAATATGATTTGAAGGTAAATGATGACATTGAGAGGTTTTATGATGAGATTTCGTATGAAGCCTCTCTTGAAAAAGGTATTTTTTTAATTTCATTAAAAGACAGGACAAAAAAGGAAGTGCGGTTAAAGCTGGAAGAAAAATATCGAAATAAATCAGCCATTTTACGAGCGATAGAAAAACTGGAGGAATTTGGATATCTGAATGACTTGAACTATGCGATGTCGTATATTGAAAGCAGGACTTATGGCAAGAACCGTATCTCCTACAACCTTTTTCAAAAGGGAATTGACAGAAGTACAGTTGAAAAAGCGTATTTGGCTTTGGATGAGGAAAAGGAAGAAAATGTTGACGATACAAAGCTGGAAAAACTGATTGAAAAAAACAGTAAAAAAATCAATGTGAGTAACAGACGGGACGAAAAAAAAATGA is a window encoding:
- a CDS encoding glycogen/starch/alpha-glucan phosphorylase; this encodes MKIDKAELKGSILRKLRRQYGKTLEEAHEFELYYAISRAALDYAVEKWYNTKKTYAKKQVKQIYYFSAEFLMGRFMGNNLINLQINDIIKETLNELGVDINKIEDREMDAGLGNGGLGRLAACFLDSLATLALPGLGYGLRYKYGMFEQKIENGFQIEYPDDWTKYGDPWSIKRMDRIFEVKFGGQIEVHRDEFGKEYFKRVNTETVHAVAYDVPIIGYGNDTVNTLRLWEARSPEGFDLKLFNEQTYLQASAKAVQAEDISRVLYPNDTEKDGKQLRLKQQFFFTSASLQDIIRRYKSVFGNDFSKFADKVAIQLNDTHPVVAIPELMRIFLDKEKLGWDESWNICKNVFAYTNHTILSEALEKWDISLFQPLLPRTYQIIEEINRRFIADLQQKYPGDWERINKMSIIGNGQVRMAWLAIVGSHKVNGVAKLHTEILKNSELKEWNELYPEKFLNKTNGITQRRWLLKANPELAALITELIGDKWITDLYELKKLEQYLDDDNILNRVSEIKLHNKKKLAKYIKDTTGIEVNPNSIFDIQVKRLHEYKRQLLNVLHIMDLYNKLKENPYLDVEPRTFIFGAKSAAGYRRAKGIIKLINSVAEKVNNDSDINGKIKVVFLENYRVSLAEKIFPSADVSEQISTASKEASGTGNMKFMLNGALTLGTMDGANVEIVEEVGLENAFIFGLSAQEVENYQANGGYNPFDEYNNVEGLKKVVDQLGDGTYDDNHTGIFRELQNSLLYGVDGSRPDVYFLLKDFAAYREAQDKLQNAFKDRREWTRKALKNIANAGKFSSDRTIAEYAKEIWNIEPVKIQDYIED
- the recA gene encoding recombinase RecA: MARKKAEEKEKDDKGLSEKEKMLNLALKQIEKDYGEGAIMKLGENQKMNIRAISTGSLNLDIALGIGGVPRGRIVEIYGAESSGKTTLALHIIAEAQKAGGTVAFIDAEHALDPVYAKALGVNIDELLISQPDTGEQALEISDMLVRSGAMDVIVVDSVAALVPKAEIEGEMGDQQMGLQARLMSKALRKLTGNISKSDTVMIFINQIREKIGGFSFVPGVQTTTSGGRALKFFSTVRMEVKRVGSVKQGDDVVGSEVVVKVTKNKVAPPFKEAKFSVMYGTGISRVGEVLDAAINLGIASKSGAWFSYGDERLGQGRVNVENMLKENAELYGRLEKQVLEAIAANGGTTEKKSSKGKKSDKSEEPVENDASNENEEVAENNED
- a CDS encoding regulatory protein RecX encodes the protein MKINKIYRNKIYLDTGEIMDISPLIRQKYDLKVNDDIERFYDEISYEASLEKGIFLISLKDRTKKEVRLKLEEKYRNKSAILRAIEKLEEFGYLNDLNYAMSYIESRTYGKNRISYNLFQKGIDRSTVEKAYLALDEEKEENVDDTKLEKLIEKNSKKINVSNRRDEKKMKEEQKLIQYLARQGFSLDKIFKKLKEYKENYE